The sequence CCAGAAATGTCGCTGCATCAACTGAAACTCGACAGTCTGGATTACGTCGAACTGATGGTGCTGGCAAAGCGCGAATTCGGTGCCACGCTGAGTGCCGAGATGTTTATGGAAAACCCAGATATGACATTAGGAGAGCTTTGCCAGAAGTTGGCCGAGCAGAAGAAATAATATTATGAGCAGGAAATGGGTATTCATAACGGGCGGTAGTCGCGGCATTGGCCGCGCCTTGGTCGAAGAGCTGGCTAAAGAGTGGGATGTGGTTTTTACCTGGCGTAGCGGTGAGCAACAGAGCAGCGAAGTGATAAAAAGCTGCGAAGGACTACCCGGCTCAGTGACCAGTTACCGCTGTGATGGCAGCAACGAAGCGGATGTTGACCAATTGGCCCCGCTGCTGCTGGAGAAATATGGCCCGCCGGGAGCGGTAATTCATAATGCGGGCATTACCGGTGACAGTTTGCACATTCAGCAAAATGGCGATAACTGGCGCAGTGTGCTGGACACCAATCTGAACGCGGTCTTCTACTGGAATAAACATCTATTGCCGCAGATGATGATGCAGGGCGAAGGCGCAGTACTGCTGATGTCCTCGGTCACTGCCATCAAAGGCAATATCGGGCAGAGCGCCTACGGGGCCAGTAAGGCGGCGATGATTGGCCTTGGCCGCTCACTGGCGCTGGAGATGGGGCGCTTTAATATTCGCGTTAACTGCCTGCTGCCGGGGATCATCGACAGCGACATGACGCGCGCCATGCCTGCCGATGCCTTAAAAGGGCTGCGTAAACAGATCCCGCTTCGGCGTTTAGGTGACGTGCAAGAGGTCGCCCGCGTCAGCGCCTTTATGATTGGCGATGATAGCCGCTACATGACCGGCCAGACACTGGTGCTTGATGGTGGGTTAACGGCGTAAGTCTGGCACTGATAGATCTTGGCTTTCCATTCAGTGGAAATGGTCAGCCATGAGGGGCGGTGGGTCACCGAGGGAACTTTGGGAGGGCGATCTGAAATCTCCTTTTTTTGCTTGGTCTGGGTTAGATAAAAAAGGCAGTATGTATTATACGTAAAAACGTATAATATGGACAGGGAATGACCAAACCGATCAGCTTTGTGGAGAGTAGTTTGGATGACTTACGCCAATTTCCTGACGACGCTAGAAAGGATGCTGGCTATCAGCTCGACAAAGTGCAGCATGAGTTAGAGCCTGATGATTGGAAACCTTTTACAGCGGTAGGTTTCGGTGTGAAAGAGATTCGTATCAGGGATAAAAACGGTACTTACCGTGTGATGTATGTGGCTAAATTTGAAGAAGCAGTTTATGTACTCCATTGCTTTCAGAAGAAAACGCAAACTACCAGTAAAAAAGACGTGGCTTTGGCAAAGGTGCGGTTTAGAACACTCATTCAGGAGAGGAATAAATGAATATTCAGACTTTTGACAGTGTATGGGATGCCATCAGCGAAACACCTGAGCAAGCTGAGAACATGAAAGTGCGCTCAATGTTGATTCAAGCTTTGAATGCTTGGATCGCACGGAAAGGGCTTACCCCAGCAGAAGCAGCCAATGCACTCGGAATCACTCAGCCTCGAGTTTCTGAACTGATGCACGGTAAAATCCAGCTTTTCAGTATTGATAAGCTGGTTTCTATTATGGCAACGGCCGGTCTGCATATCGGCAGTATCGAAATTAACGAGTCTGCTGCTGCATAATAAGCTTAGATGCCGCATCGTCGTTATTTCCAATATGCGGCTCTCCGGAACATTTTGAGCTAAAGACCAAAATACTCAATTTCACCCTACTCAGAGATATTCCACTTATGCGCCAGAGTGGATTTTGTCTCGCCAGTCAGCCATTGGTTGACCTCATCGAGCAGCGGTTGGTTATCTTTTGCCATCATATAGACTTTGTAGCTGCCGGTGCCGGGTAATATTTCCGGTGTGGCGACACAAAATATGCCCGGCTCTTTACTTTGGTAGTAATCCCCCTCGATCAAGTCGGTAAACATAATATCTGCGCTTTGATCTCGGACACCCTGCAAATTGGCGACATTATCTTTGGTGCGGATAATCTGTGCTTTCTTGATATTGGCATCGACAAAGGATTGGTTGGTGCCGCCGGGATTCACAATGACTTTTACCGCTTCGCGATCAATAGCCGCCAGCGTTGGGAATTTTTTGGCTTGCTGGCAGTTGGCGAGGGCAATTTTACCGTTCTTGACCACGGCGCTGGATAGGGCAAATTGTGCTGCGCGGCCCGGAGTCTCTGTCACGCCGCCCATGGCAATATCAAATTTATCGGCCACCAGATCGTCCGACAGTGTTGGCCAGCTTGTGGCTACAAATGTGACATTAAGCTTCAGGCTATCAGCCAGAGACTTTGCCATATCAACATCATAACCCACTAATTGGCCCTGCTTATCGTGGAAGGCCAAAGGGGCATAATCGCCGGGCACACCAATGCGTAACTCCCCACTCTGCTTAATTTCCTGCCAGCTTTTAGCCAATACAGGCTGGCTACCGATTAACACCACGATCATGATTCCCAGAGATAACTTCTTCATTTTCATTCCTGTTCTTTTTATAAAAGCGTTTGTAGGATAATTAGGGGGGAAATAGTACCCCCCTTTATCAGCAGATGTCATTGAATAACGACTCTCTTGTCGCTTAACTGTTTACATCGAGGATTTACAATTGCTGGCGACTTAGCTCTTTGCTGGTAAACCCAACATACAGGGAAAGAGCAGGGCGGGGCATTAGAATAAATATAAATTAGACGTCACTCCCCTATAAAGATAGAATATCAGCGCGCAAAAAATAGGGAGATAATGCGGTGACAGAATTAGAAATGGAAAAAAAACTGTTAGAAAACGGCTTTACCGCCAAGAATATTGAGCACATGCGGAAAATTATTTCGCGTGATGAGGAGCCAAAAGAGACTTATTTGAGTTTACTCAAAGATTTAAAGAAACGTTTTTGGGCTGGATGTTTGATTTGTGCGATTTTTCTTATTGTTTTGATTGTTTTCATCCTCAAATATTCAGTCAGTGAAACATCAAGTTACCTTATTGTCATGATTTTTAGCTTGTATGCTACTTATTATATAATACCAATGAATTTGGCATGGAAATCATACCGGTATCTAAACAAGGAGGAGTGACCCTCCTTAGTTGACTATTTTTTTCGTATTCTGAATTATCATCTAAATATGTGCTACCGATAACCCTTAATTTATTTGTAGCCTTAATCCCTTGTATCGCAAGGGCAGGTCTTCCCATGCTATTTATTTTTCTGTAATAATCAGCAGGTAAGTATCTATACAGTCTCCATACGTCAGCTTTTAACGATAATTTAATGACGCCATAGAAAGAGGTGCTCAAATCCGCCGCATAGTAGGCCAGCATTCCTGTTTTTCGTTCAAACCCCAAGAATTCAGCTGTCCCCATATAAGCATCCTGCATAAAGTCTATGGCATTCTCATTGCCTTTCAGTCTTTCTACACCTGCAATTGAGCTACTGGCACCATTTAATATTAAATGAACACCGATAATAGTCCCAACAACATTCCCTGTTGCTATTGAGCCAGCAATGATACCCAAACCGGCCACTACCTGCATACCACCTAAAACCACTGCTATTCCGTCAATAACATAGCCAATAACTTTGTCATGCTCTTCAATTTTGGCGGATATATACACTTTTGCTTGCTTTAATGACAGCATACTGTCTTGACTTGAAAGGTGATAGCACTCCATTTTCAAGTTATCTATCCCTTCCTTACATTCGTTGTCTGTTTTCGCACTGCGAATAAAAGTCAGGTTTCTTTCTGCGAACTCTTTTACATCACTCTCAAAGCGACTCCTCAAGAATGCATCCTGTATGTTATTAAAAGAGACTCTTCTTGAAATATTGATTAATTTATCTGCATCTATTTTTGCCATTGCATAAAAGTAATTATTATTTCTTTCTCGCGCACTTAACCCAATATCCATTTGCCCTCTCCTTTTTTATAGTTCTAATCTGATTGTATCGTTAGATTGAATCCATTTATCTATGCATTTTATATTTTAGGATTATTGCTCGATAAAAATAGGGCTTATATCCTAAGACGGTATCCATAATGATCAAAACCAGCCCGAAAGCTGGTGTTGATTTTAGGTGGGGGATAGACCTGCTTAATCGGCGATAAAGAGGTCAGTACCGAAAACGCTTAACGCAGTGCCTGAAGGATATTATAGGCCGCTTGTACACGGACAGGATTGGGGTAGTTTTTGTTAGCTAACATTACGATGCCAATATTCTGCTCTGGGATGAAAACAATATAAGCTCCAAAGCCATTGGTCGCCCCGGTCTTATGCACCCAAGATGCGCGTACCGCAGGAGGTGGCGGGAGCAACTCCTTTGCTTTACGTGGTTTCAGTGCGACATCATTGCCACTGTCGGCAATAACCCGCTGTGGGTCGATAGGCCAGTTATACATTTCCCAGCCCAAGCCTTGGAATATCTCTCCCGCTTGGAAATAGCGAGACTGGGCCGCGATAAGCGCTTGCTTTAGCTTATCGTTTTCGACAGGCAGGCTCTCTGGGTTCATATTGGCCTGCATAAATCTCACCATATCTTTGGTGGTGGATTTCACGCCATAGGCTTCCTCACCCAACATGCCCAAGGTGACGCGCATCGGCTGACCCTCTTTATATCCCCACGCATAGTTTGGCAGCATCGATTCAGGGACAGTGATAAAAGTATGATTCAGTTTTAAAGGCTGGAACACACTCTTCTTCATGTACTCTTCGAAGGTTAACTGACTTCTTTTTACCGCCAGCGCACCGAATAAGCCAATGCTGGCATTGGAGTAATTTCGCATCTCCCCCGGTGCCCACTCGGGTTGCCACTGTTGATAATATTGCCATAGTGATTTCTGGTCGGTAACCGAATCAGGCAGTTGAAGAGGAAGCCCGCCCGCCGTGTAGGTCGCCAGATGCAACATTTTCACCGCTTTCCACTGACTCCCCGTCAGCTCAGGGGCGTAATCCGTCACGGGATCATTCAGGTTCATGATCCCTGTTTGCATGGCATATTCCCCGGCAACGCCGGTAAAGGTCTTACTCACCGAACCGAGTTCAAACAGCGTATTTTCAGTCACGGGAGTGCCTGCTTTGATATCCGCTACGCCGTAGTTAAAAAATTGGGGTTTTCCGTCATAAAATACAGCGACGGCCATACCGGGAATATCTTGCTTTTCAATCAATGGCTTAAGGGTGTCATTGACGATAGCGGCAACCTGCTGTTCCGTCAGTTTGGTTTGTGCCGAGGTAGAGAGTGGGGAGGCGGCGATAGCGGTTAAGACCAAAGTGGTGATTAGAGACTTTTTCATCATTAGAGAATCTTCCATAGACGGATAAATAGTAAGCAGTGTGGCTCCTTCTGCGCCACAGATTTTGCAGTGATTGATTACGGATGGCAATCAATTCCATTTAACCTATAGTAAGAGAAAATGTAACAAATCCCCTGCCGTGCAACGTTATCTGCTGCTCGGTGCTGTTCGCCCCAATTTTGTGATGTATGACACTCTCCCTCGATTTCATCGTGATATGGCTCACAATAAACTGGGCATTTGCCTAAAAAACCTCGCCTTTTCTGCTGCTTTTGCAGCGATTTTCCTAATGACTATTCGATGGTTATCTTCAATACTGAATAAGTGAAATAACATTCCATTTTAAAAGATCCAATGTTCTACTATTTGATGCAATTAAATCATTATTAAAAATAAGGGATTAGTGTTTTCGCGCCGAGGGACAAGGGTGATTGAGTCAGATAACAGTCGCGAAGCGGCCCAGACTAATGACAAACCCTGATGACGCGATCTTAAACGGTGAGGACAGTCGGAAGAGTAAAGCGTCCGCGCCAGGGAGGGCGCGGCTCGAGCCATCAGGGACGCTTATTCTTACGAAGGGAATACGGCGTCTTTACGATCCGCCTGTTTTCACCGCCGCTGGCATTTTGTCAACAACCTCAGTCGCGAAGCGACCCCAGTTTCGATTGAAAACGAGATGAACATTAAAGGCAGGTAATCAGGTGAAAATAATCTCAGTAGATGTAACCGTTTTTTCTTATCCCACCCGGCGTGTTTCCGATACCGCAGGGCATTCGCATCCCGGCGAAGAGTCGCAGGCCAAAATGGCGATGCTGACCTTGACCACCGATGAGGGCGATTGTGGTTATGCCTTTGCGCCCCCTGAAGTCATTCGCCCGCACATTATCAACAGTTTCTTTAAAAAAGTGCTGATTGGGCAGAACCCCTTTGACCGTGAGCGGCTGTGGAATGATTTGGTGCATTGGCAGCGGGGGAGCGCCAACCAGCTCACTGATCGAGCGCTGGCAATTGCCGAGCAAGCGATCTGGGATCTGTTGGGCCGCAAGCTGGGCCAGCCGGTTTATAAGTTACTCGGTGGCTATCGCGACAAAGTGTTGGCCTATGGCAGCACCATGTGTGGTGATGAGTTGGCGGATGGCTTATCCACGCCCGACGAGTATGCGCGCTTTGCCGAGCAACTGGTCGCCAGAGGCTACAAAGGGATCAAGCTGCATACTTGGATGCCGCCGGTCTCCTTTGCGCCGAGTCCACAAATGGATGTCCGTGCTTGTGCCGCCGTGCGCGAAGCGGTGGGGCCAGATATCGCGTTGATGCTTGATGGCTACCACTGGTACAGCCGCAGCGACGCACTCTATATTGGCCGCGAGTTGCAAAAGCTGAATTTTAGCTGGTTTGAAGAGCCGATGGAGGAGCAGAGCATGGCTTCCTATTGTTGGCTGCGGGAGAACCTACAGATTGACATCATTGGGCCTGAAAGTCTGGCGGGTAAATACTTTAGCCGCGCCGACTGGGTGAAAGCGGGGGCTTGCGACATTCTCCGCGCTGGCGTTCAAGGGGTAGGCGGCATTACTCCGTGCTTGAAAGTGGCACATTTGGCGGAATCTTTCGGCATGGATTGCGAGATCCACGGCAATGGCGCACCTAATTTGGCGGTGGTCGGGGCGATCCGCAATTGCCGTTGGTATGAGCGCGGGCTACTGCATCCGTTCCTCGATTACGATGAACCTGCCGCTTACCTCAATAGCATTATCGACCCGATGGACAGTGAAGGTTATGTCTCACTGCCAACCCGTCCGGGCTTGGGTGAGGATATTAATTTCGACTATATCGAAGCCCATACTATTCACTCTTAACCCATACGGTTCACTTTTAACCCATTGTATCAATTATAAAAATAAGCATTCAGATCTAGCCTTTTCTTACCGGAGATGGTCCATGAACGCGATAATAACAGTTAGAACATCAATAGCAGTTAGAACATCAATAGTAGTTAGAACACTCCTCCTTACCCTAATGGTCACCCTGACGTCGGCTGGCGTCAGTGTGGCTAAAACGCCCGATGACCAACTGATTGTTGGCATGAATATGAATAACCTGCTGTCTCTCGATCCGGCGGCAATGACCGGCAATGATGCGGTTTCTATCATTGTTAATCTGTATGACTCACTGGTGGAGCTAGACCCACACACGCCGAGCAAAGTGCTGCCCGGTGCAGCTACCGCATGGAACATCAGTGATGACGGCAAGTTAATTACCTTTACCTTGCGTGACGGAATGAAGTTCCACTCCGGCAATCCGGTGACGGCGGCCGATTTTGCTTGGTCGATGAATCGCCTGATGCACCTCAATCTGGCGCAAGCCACCACGTGGAAATCCTACGGTTTCACTGCCGAGAACGTCGAGCAACTGATCCGCGCTAAAGACCCGTTAACCGTGGAGATAGAACTGCCTAAACCCACTGACCCGAAACTGGTGATCTACTCACTGGGCACCTTGGGCAGTGGTTCGATTCTGGATCGCGCCACCGTGATGCAGCATGAGAAAAATGGCGACTGGGGCAATGGTTGGCTGACCACTAACGAGGCGGGTTCTGGCCCCTTCAAGCTGGATGTCTGGCAGGCAAAAGATGTCCTGCGCATGAGCCGAGTAGAGAACTACTGGCAGGGGGATGCCAAGATCAAGCGGGCGATATTCCGCCATATGACCGAGTCACAAGCGCTGCGGTTAATGATCGAAAAAGGCGATATTGATATTGCCAGCGGCATGTCGGTGCCGGATATCAATGCGCTGAAAACTAACCCAGAGATCAAGGTCGATGAAGTCCAACGCGGCACGATTTACTATGTCGCCATGAGTCTGAAAGAGCCGCATTTCGCCAATCCGAAAGTGCGCGAGGCGGTGCGCTATCTGATTGATTATGCTGGGATCAATAGCACCATCATGCCGGGCTACGGGATTTTCCATCAGCGCCCGATTCAGAAAGGGATGGAGGTCACTCTGCCGGATCCGGGCTATACATTGGATGTGGCAAAAGCCAAGGCGCTGTTAGCCGAAGCGGGCTACCCAGAGGGGTTCACCACCACACTGCGCGTGCTCTCTGATCCGCCATTTATCAATGTGGCGACTTCCGTGCAATCCACACTGGCACAGGCAGGGATTCAAGCCAAAATTCTGACTGGCACCGGCAATCAGGTGTATGGCGCGATGCGCGATCGTCAATTCGACATGCTGGTTGGTCGGGGGGGCGGTGGCGTTGACCCCCATCCTCACTCTAGCCTGCGCTCCATTGCCTATAACCCAGATAACAGTGATGCCGCCAAGCTGACCAACTTTCAGGGCTGGCGCACCTCTTTCTACGATAAACAACTTAACGATTTGATTGATAACGCGTTAATCGAGAAAGATCCGGCCAAGCAAAAGCAGATGTATATCGAAGTTCAGGAGCGCTATGACGCGCTCTATCCCGCTATTTTGCCGATCTCACAGATGGTTGATTCTGTGGTGGTGCGCAAAGACGTGATGGATTACGTGCCGCATCCGTCCACCACCACCCGTCTGCTACAGGTCTATAAGCAGCGATAATTCACTGCACGCAACCTAAGGGGCAGGGCAGGGTGTGCCTTGCCCGTCTCGGGAGGATAGCATGAAGGTTTCAGACTGGTTTGCTCCACATGGTGTTGCACGGCGTTTATCAAAGCGCCTTTTGCAAGTGGCGGTGACCTTATTTGGCTTATTGATTCTGACTTTTATTATTGGTCGGGTGATGCCGATTGACCCGGTGCTGGCGATTGTCGGTCAGGATGCGGATCAAAGCACCTATCAGCAGGTTTACCTGCAACTGGGGCTGGATAAGCCGCTATGGACACAATTCTTTATCTATTTTAACTCGCTGATCCACGGTGATCTCGGCAATGCCTTGCTGACCGGGCGGCCGGTGGTGGATGACATCATCCGCGTCTTCCCTGCCACCATAGAGCTTGCGACCATGGCGATTTTGGTGGGTGCGGGGCTGGGTATTCCACTGGGTGTGATGGCGGCGGCGCGGCGCGGCAAATTTGCTGACTATGTGGTGCGCTTTATCAGTCTGGCGGGCTACTCAACCCCCATTTTCTGGGTGGGCATGATGGGGCTGCTGGTGTTCTATGCCTGGCTAAACTGGGTCGGTGGGGCGGGGCGGGTGGATATGGCCTATGACGGTCTGGTGGATCGCCGCACGGGCCTACTGCTGATTGACTCGGCGCTGGCGGGGGAGTGGGAGGTTTTCCGCAGCGCACTCAATCATCTGGTGCTGCCAGCCACTATTCTCGGCTTCCACTCACTGGCCTATATCAGCCGCATGACCCGCAGTTTTATGCTGGCGCAGTTGTCGCAGGAGTACATCATCACCGCCAAAGTGAAGGGCTTATCCGAGTTTCAGGTGCTGTGGGGCCATGCGTTCCGCAATATTCTGGTGCAATTATTGACGGTGGTGGCGCTGGCTTACGGCTCACTGCTGGAGGGCGCGGTACTGATCGAAACTGTCTTCTCGTGGCCCGGTTTTGGCTCCTATCTGACCGGCAGTCTATTGCTCGGTGATATGAATGCGGTGATGGGCTGTGTCTTGCTGGTGGGGCTGATCTTCGTTTCACTGAATTTACTCTCTGACATGCTGTATCAGATCTTTGACCCGAGGACGAATCAATGATGCTTTCCTCTGAACCTGATAACACCGTGGCACGCCCTGAGCGCAACCGTCAGGGCTGGCAGCGCGGGTTATGGCGGGTGCTGAATTTCATGCGCACCTTAATGAAAAATCCGCTGACCGCCATCGGCGTCTCCATCATCGGCTTGCTGTTAGTGGTGGCCTTCTTTGCCCCGTGGTTGGCAACTCATGATCCGCTGGTGCAGGATCTCGGCAATGCTTTGCAGGCACCCGGTAGCCAGCACTGGTTTGGCACCGATGAGTTTGGCCGCGATCAATACAGCCGGCTGATTTATGGCGCGCGCACCACCCTCTATATTGTGGCGCTGGTGTCGGTCACTGTCGGGCCAATCGGCCTGTTACTCGGCGTGGTCGCGGGTTATTTCGGCGGTAAAGTCGATAGCATCCTGATGCGCATTACCGACATTTTCATCTCCTTCCCTAGCTTGGTGCTGGCGCTGGCTTTCGTCGCCGCCCTCGGCCCCGGTCTGGAGCATGTGGTGATCGCGATCAC comes from Yersinia mollaretii ATCC 43969 and encodes:
- a CDS encoding SDR family NAD(P)-dependent oxidoreductase, whose protein sequence is MSRKWVFITGGSRGIGRALVEELAKEWDVVFTWRSGEQQSSEVIKSCEGLPGSVTSYRCDGSNEADVDQLAPLLLEKYGPPGAVIHNAGITGDSLHIQQNGDNWRSVLDTNLNAVFYWNKHLLPQMMMQGEGAVLLMSSVTAIKGNIGQSAYGASKAAMIGLGRSLALEMGRFNIRVNCLLPGIIDSDMTRAMPADALKGLRKQIPLRRLGDVQEVARVSAFMIGDDSRYMTGQTLVLDGGLTA
- a CDS encoding type II toxin-antitoxin system RelE/ParE family toxin yields the protein MTKPISFVESSLDDLRQFPDDARKDAGYQLDKVQHELEPDDWKPFTAVGFGVKEIRIRDKNGTYRVMYVAKFEEAVYVLHCFQKKTQTTSKKDVALAKVRFRTLIQERNK
- a CDS encoding mandelate racemase family protein, with translation MKIISVDVTVFSYPTRRVSDTAGHSHPGEESQAKMAMLTLTTDEGDCGYAFAPPEVIRPHIINSFFKKVLIGQNPFDRERLWNDLVHWQRGSANQLTDRALAIAEQAIWDLLGRKLGQPVYKLLGGYRDKVLAYGSTMCGDELADGLSTPDEYARFAEQLVARGYKGIKLHTWMPPVSFAPSPQMDVRACAAVREAVGPDIALMLDGYHWYSRSDALYIGRELQKLNFSWFEEPMEEQSMASYCWLRENLQIDIIGPESLAGKYFSRADWVKAGACDILRAGVQGVGGITPCLKVAHLAESFGMDCEIHGNGAPNLAVVGAIRNCRWYERGLLHPFLDYDEPAAYLNSIIDPMDSEGYVSLPTRPGLGEDINFDYIEAHTIHS
- a CDS encoding acyl carrier protein, yielding MEKYQHVYDTVCEMLCDAKDLEMSDLSPEMSLHQLKLDSLDYVELMVLAKREFGATLSAEMFMENPDMTLGELCQKLAEQKK
- a CDS encoding ABC transporter substrate-binding protein encodes the protein MVTLTSAGVSVAKTPDDQLIVGMNMNNLLSLDPAAMTGNDAVSIIVNLYDSLVELDPHTPSKVLPGAATAWNISDDGKLITFTLRDGMKFHSGNPVTAADFAWSMNRLMHLNLAQATTWKSYGFTAENVEQLIRAKDPLTVEIELPKPTDPKLVIYSLGTLGSGSILDRATVMQHEKNGDWGNGWLTTNEAGSGPFKLDVWQAKDVLRMSRVENYWQGDAKIKRAIFRHMTESQALRLMIEKGDIDIASGMSVPDINALKTNPEIKVDEVQRGTIYYVAMSLKEPHFANPKVREAVRYLIDYAGINSTIMPGYGIFHQRPIQKGMEVTLPDPGYTLDVAKAKALLAEAGYPEGFTTTLRVLSDPPFINVATSVQSTLAQAGIQAKILTGTGNQVYGAMRDRQFDMLVGRGGGGVDPHPHSSLRSIAYNPDNSDAAKLTNFQGWRTSFYDKQLNDLIDNALIEKDPAKQKQMYIEVQERYDALYPAILPISQMVDSVVVRKDVMDYVPHPSTTTRLLQVYKQR
- a CDS encoding ABC transporter permease, with translation MRTLMKNPLTAIGVSIIGLLLVVAFFAPWLATHDPLVQDLGNALQAPGSQHWFGTDEFGRDQYSRLIYGARTTLYIVALVSVTVGPIGLLLGVVAGYFGGKVDSILMRITDIFISFPSLVLALAFVAALGPGLEHVVIAITLTAWPPIARLARAETLSLRNADFVSAVKLQGASPLRILLRHIVPLCLPSVIIRITMNMAGIILTAAGLGFLGLGAQPPDPEWGAMISSGRRYMMECWWLVTIPGLAILLNSLAFNFLGDGLRDILDPRTE
- a CDS encoding helix-turn-helix domain-containing protein, with amino-acid sequence MNIQTFDSVWDAISETPEQAENMKVRSMLIQALNAWIARKGLTPAEAANALGITQPRVSELMHGKIQLFSIDKLVSIMATAGLHIGSIEINESAAA
- a CDS encoding transporter substrate-binding domain-containing protein — translated: MKKLSLGIMIVVLIGSQPVLAKSWQEIKQSGELRIGVPGDYAPLAFHDKQGQLVGYDVDMAKSLADSLKLNVTFVATSWPTLSDDLVADKFDIAMGGVTETPGRAAQFALSSAVVKNGKIALANCQQAKKFPTLAAIDREAVKVIVNPGGTNQSFVDANIKKAQIIRTKDNVANLQGVRDQSADIMFTDLIEGDYYQSKEPGIFCVATPEILPGTGSYKVYMMAKDNQPLLDEVNQWLTGETKSTLAHKWNISE
- a CDS encoding ABC transporter permease codes for the protein MKVSDWFAPHGVARRLSKRLLQVAVTLFGLLILTFIIGRVMPIDPVLAIVGQDADQSTYQQVYLQLGLDKPLWTQFFIYFNSLIHGDLGNALLTGRPVVDDIIRVFPATIELATMAILVGAGLGIPLGVMAAARRGKFADYVVRFISLAGYSTPIFWVGMMGLLVFYAWLNWVGGAGRVDMAYDGLVDRRTGLLLIDSALAGEWEVFRSALNHLVLPATILGFHSLAYISRMTRSFMLAQLSQEYIITAKVKGLSEFQVLWGHAFRNILVQLLTVVALAYGSLLEGAVLIETVFSWPGFGSYLTGSLLLGDMNAVMGCVLLVGLIFVSLNLLSDMLYQIFDPRTNQ
- the ampC gene encoding class C beta-lactamase codes for the protein MMKKSLITTLVLTAIAASPLSTSAQTKLTEQQVAAIVNDTLKPLIEKQDIPGMAVAVFYDGKPQFFNYGVADIKAGTPVTENTLFELGSVSKTFTGVAGEYAMQTGIMNLNDPVTDYAPELTGSQWKAVKMLHLATYTAGGLPLQLPDSVTDQKSLWQYYQQWQPEWAPGEMRNYSNASIGLFGALAVKRSQLTFEEYMKKSVFQPLKLNHTFITVPESMLPNYAWGYKEGQPMRVTLGMLGEEAYGVKSTTKDMVRFMQANMNPESLPVENDKLKQALIAAQSRYFQAGEIFQGLGWEMYNWPIDPQRVIADSGNDVALKPRKAKELLPPPPAVRASWVHKTGATNGFGAYIVFIPEQNIGIVMLANKNYPNPVRVQAAYNILQALR